The following DNA comes from Hordeum vulgare subsp. vulgare chromosome 3H, MorexV3_pseudomolecules_assembly, whole genome shotgun sequence.
GCTAAAAGGTAAGTTACCCAATTCACATCCAAACAGTTGTTTATAAGCATCTTGTTCGTCTTTGGCTCTCCTGAAGCAAAACAATTCACTTTTGTTGAAATTTATCTTCAATCCCAATAACTGTTCGAGTAAGCACAATACCAGTTTCATGTTTCTGGCTTTTTCCAAATCATGTTCAATAAAAAGAATCATATCATCAGCATACTGTAAAATGGACACTCCACCATCAATTAGATGTATGTGGCAGATTGATTGCTCGATTGTGTGTTGTTCAATCAGCCGTCACCCCTCATCTATTTATGAGACGGCTGGACTTACCGTACGATAAAACCACTCCAAATTCCCCAAATCTTTTCAAAATTACCAAACTGGATTTAGATAAGGCATAGACAACAGTTTGGTTTTTGGGTTTCACAGGTCACAAATGTCCTCGGATGAAGATGATCACCAAAGCAAATTTAACCATTTCGACGAGACGAAAAACTTTGACGTTAAACATTTCTCGATTTGAGGCCATTTTCATGGATGAATCTCTACATTTCTCGATTTGAGGCCATTTTCATGGATGAATCTCTTGCCTAAAAGAGGCAATCATCTTCGGGGCTGAATCTCTTGCCTAAAAGAGGCAATCATATCTGTGGCCAAATATCTTGCCTAAAATGTTCATGTCAACAGTACAAAACTTTTTCATATAGGGCACTTTTTCATTTGACGCACTCTTAATCATATTTTTTGCTGTGCCAAAAACTTGTATCAACACATATATATTGCTTCTGAATTTTTGTGCCAGCTTGAAACTATAGAGCAGGTGAAAGACTAAGGGACGGTTTTTCTAAGCGGCTTAAAAAGTAAGATGTCTCTTCCGAGCTTAAAAAAATAAGCCGAGCAAGGAGGAGACGGCTTATTTTTTAAGCtgtcaaaagaactggccctaaacTGAACTTTCTTCTGAAAATATATTCAACGGTTTTTTTTTCTTGTCAAGACTTATAAAATTTCATTGCAGGTACCTTCGATCATGACATATGTCCATATATTACTCTTCATATCAATGATTCCACATCACCTTAACGGTGACTTTACCACCGCAAGGCGCTCATAAGTCATAACCAAGTCCTAGAATAAAGATGAGCGACTATCAGATGGACAATCCATCTATCTAACAAGTGATGAAGGATGCGTGCCAATAACTGAAATCTAATAACTGTCCCGAGCACATATCAACCGCACATATCAACCGGTTTAACCTCCTGAGTCCTGACTGACAATTAGGATGACGTGACGGCAATTATGAGCGCATGAGATCACTAGAAGAACGAAACCAGTAGCCAGAACCCGGAGAAAGAGGATGCAGCCTGCAACAACCATGTGATGAACGCCAGGATGGCCGAAAGCGCGAACTGCCGGCAGGCGAGCTGCGAGTATACCCCGCAGAAGTGCACATCCCACATGAAGAAAATTGCCACGCTCGCGGAGGCACAGGCTCCTGAGAACGTGAAAATCGCCACGACCTGCAATGCATTAACAATTGATGTTTTCACTCAGATAAACCTTTGCTAGCTCAAGATTCCAAGAACTGCGTGTGAGATGTAACAACTTTTGGCTGAGAGAAATGACAGCCATTAGTTCTAATAACAGGAAAAGGCAACCTTTGATAAAGTATACCGTTGGTTAATCAAAAAGTCACACAAAGCATATTGGTCGTTGACATTTATTGCTCAAATGGACAATTTATCAGCAAAGTTCGATGGAGCGCTTGTGCAAACAAATCCCTTTAAGGCTACCTTATTCTCTTAAGAGGGAGGCAGAACAAGAACTTGGCCAATAGAAAAAACATGAGTTGCACTTATCTTGAATTTCTTTTTTTGTAAGAACTAATGATAAATAATCTGGGTTCAATTAACTCATATGTAGCTCATGGACAATAGAAGGCACAATGTGAACAACTTACAAAGTCAGTCGTAACAACGAAAGATAGATTATCCTCGGTGTGAAGATCCTTTTTGTTCCTTAGAGCAAagatatccttacaagcaaggccCAAACTCCACATAAGCTGCAGGATCAACACTACATTCAAGTAGCTGAAATAAAGGGAGACCAGAATACACTCGTTAGATGATGTCAACAAAACACACTTGATTCCCTGCCCAAGCAGTTCTGAAGAGTAGTCAAGAAATTGAAGACTTCACGCAGTTCGTAGTCTCGGCGAAATGAGCTTGATGTGAAAAATATAAATAATTGGCACACACTAGCACACAGTCAAGACATGTATGTTGACACATAAAACCTAACTTTTAGCAATTCTAATGAAATATTATCATAGGAGGAAAAACAGTGGGTTAAATGAAAAACATATGGCTTCGTTACACATACACAAAGAAAACATGTCCAATATTCCGGTTCCACTTTTGAACAAGCATGTTGTTGTTCACCCCGTCCTGCAGGGAACTGAGATTGGAACTAATCCCCTCCCATCAATATCCCAGGTCCGAGTTCTCCCTGACTAGATCACACCAAGTGAAGCTTTATTCGGAAAAATTCTAGGGACATATCAATTACCAGCCAATTTCCAGCAACCACCTTACCTGATCATAAACCCTTCGTAAGGTGGTCTCAGCAAAGACATGCATGTTTCCTAACTTGTTCTAATCCTCAACAAGTGCACATGCCTAGAAGTTGGGTTGAGTGACATATACTATTTAAATACAGGGGATATTAGTAAACTATCAATAACCTTTGGGAATATTCAACTTGAATACTAGACGGTAACAAGAGATTTGGACACTGCTGACAATCAGGATTCTCAATACCACTGGAAAATTAAAATGTTGCAGCTCATAGTTCAGACAAATATTTTATCTCTAGTCATTCACAAAAAAAACATTAATAGAGGGTAACAGAACAATCCAGTTCTTGTTATGAAAAAGAACAGTCAAGTTAAAGTACACTCCCCAGATTATCGACAATTGAAGATAAATATGTAAGATGTCGAGTTTGTGGTCCTGCAAACAGGCATGAACTCTGTAATGGGACAAAATGTACTACATAAAACCGTCATAAAACTCGAATAAGGAAGTCACCTAATGAAGTCTCGTTTCCTCCTTTCCAGTGGGGCCATATATTTACCACTAGTTGGATGGGTAACTGGACAAACAACAATTACTAATTTTGAGAgcattgaaggtaatcatggagatATGTTTCGAAGTACATCGAATGAGGAAGTTGGTGGAGGGCCTCCAAATTCTGCCGCATTTCGTACGTGTTAAGTCAAATGTAGATGGATAATTGTGTATGCACGATGAACTGGTTAGCAGATGTGGTTTAATTAAGAAGTTATTCCAAGCGCAAAGTTCCTTCCTAAAGGAGAATTTGTAGTATTAGACAACAACGCCGTCTAGCCTTTTGTGTACCAAGTGTTTCCAACTTCCAACTTTCCAA
Coding sequences within:
- the LOC123445399 gene encoding CASP-like protein 5B3, whose amino-acid sequence is MKRVVGSPGTWSGMALRLSQCVFAAASNFALHSAFGYSDYSAFFYLNVVLILQLMWSLGLACKDIFALRNKKDLHTEDNLSFVVTTDFVVAIFTFSGACASASVAIFFMWDVHFCGVYSQLACRQFALSAILAFITWLLQAASSFSGFWLLVSFF